From Pyrenophora tritici-repentis strain M4 chromosome 1, whole genome shotgun sequence, the proteins below share one genomic window:
- a CDS encoding GCD7, Translation initiation factor 2, beta subunit (eIF-2beta)-eIF-5 N-terminal domain protein, with translation MMKGTGIWQHDSTAPINYTLLLNRFFTLLHAQHPDLASSGTKSYKIPPPQCMREGNKKTVFANLAEICKRMKRSDEHVAQFLFAELGTSGSFADQKRLVIKGRFQQKQLENVLRRYIVEYVTCKTCRSPDTDLSKGENRLNFVTCNSCGSRRSVQAIKTGFSAQIGKRRRMVG, from the coding sequence ATGATGAAGGGAACCGGCATCTGGCAACACGACTCGACAGCGCCCATCAACTACACCCTTCTCCTCAACCGATTCTTCACACTTCTACACGCGCAACATCCCGACCTTGCAAGCTCGGGCACAAAGAGCTACAAAATCCCACCCCCACAGTGCATGCGCGAAGGCAACAAGAAGACTGTGTTCGCCAATCTCGCTGAGATTTGCAAGCGCATGAAGCGTTCAGACGAGCACGTTGCCCAGTTCCTCTTCGCCGAACTGGGTACTAGCGGTTCCTTTGCTGACCAGAAGCGCTTGGTTATCAAGGGTCGTTTCCAGCAAAAACAATTGGAAAACGTTCTCAGGCGGTATATCGTCGAGTACGTGACTTGCAAGACCTGCCGTTCACCCGACACGGATCTGTCCAAGGGAGAGAACCGTCTCAACTTCGTCACCTGCAACAGCTGTGGTTCAAGGCGTTCGGTACAGGCCATCAAGACTGGTTTCTCGGCCCAAATCGGAAAGAGGCGGAGAATGGTGGGTTAG
- a CDS encoding RNA-binding protein (RRM domain) has protein sequence MSKDVEMKSSPEAAVVSKKERREKKDKKEKKDKKRARSESMNEVDMGDASEEAAAEAETPRKRKREILPDELEIDVSLPEPASKKAARKAKKAKLNPTPTADADNTAKTEGEEKEEKDTGKRSEYGVWIGNLPWSATKESLRNFLCENSEIKSEQITRVHLPPPTKPANPNWTNKPLNKGFAYVDFSTELAMYTCIALTETKMDGRALLIKNAKSFEGRPDKPKTEQEDGGRGAKGAGKPGHPPNKRVFVGNLSFDVTKEDLEYHYGQAGEVEHIHMATFEDSGKCKGYAWVTFSDVEAATCAVNGFVYKDPSAFKSKKDKHDSSDEADTKKPGKKRKWLLNKIAGREVRCEFAEDATTRYNKRYGKEKPADAVDGVSPDRWKNFGNKGSGGDRRFGKQEKSGGKPDGRDFKRKVDPRTIRSGAAHSNAPRASQAIVESQGKKTTFE, from the coding sequence ATGTCCAAAGACGTAGAAATGAAGTCTTCGCCCGAGGCCGCCGTCGTCTCAAAGAAGGAGCGCCGCGAGAAAAAAGATAAGAAGGAAAAAAAGGACAAGAAACGGGCAAGATCCGAGTCGATGAACGAAGTCGACATGGGCGACGCTAGCgaagaagcagcagcagaaGCAGAGACACCCAGGAAGCGCAAGCGAGAGATTCTACCCGACGAACTCGAAATCGACGTCAGCCTCCCCGAGCCTGCCTCTAAGAAGGCCGCTCGCAAAGCAAAGAAAGCGAAGCTGAATCCCACGCCCACCGCCGATGCCGACAACACCGCAAAGACAGAGGGCGAGGAAAAGGAGGAAAAGGACACTGGAAAGCGATCGGAATATGGCGTTTGGATTGGCAACCTGCCATGGTCTGCCACCAAAGAGTCGCTGCGCAACTTCCTGTGCGAAAACAGCGAGATCAAGAGCGAGCAAATCACCCGTGTTCACCTGCCCCCGCCCACGAAGCCCGCGAACCCCAATTGGACCAACAAGCCTCTTAACAAAGGTTTCGCATACGTAGACTTTTCCACCGAGCTTGCAATGTATACCTGCATCGCCTTGACCGAGACCAAGATGGACGGCCGCGCGTTGCTCATTAAGAACGCAAAGAGCTTCGAAGGACGACCCGACAAGCCCAAGACGGAACAAGAAGACGGTGGCCGTGGAGCCAAGGGTGCAGGCAAACCCGGACATCCCCCCAACAAGCGCGTCTTCGTCGGCAACCTCTCCTTTGACGTAACAAAAGAGGACCTAGAATACCACTACGGCCAGGCGGGTGAAGTCGAGCACATCCACATGGCTACATTCGAAGACTCAGGCAAGTGTAAAGGCTACGCATGGGTTACCTTTAGCGACGTAGAAGCCGCAACATGCGCCGTCAACGGCTTCGTCTACAAAGACCCTTCAGCCTTCAAGAGCAAGAAAGACAAGCACGACAGTTCTGATGAGGCCGACACCAAGAAACCTGGCAAGAAGCGCAAATGGCTACTCAACAAAATCGCCGGCCGCGAAGTTCGCTGCGAATTCGCTGAAGACGCAACAACACGGTACAACAAACGCTACGGCAAGGAGAAGCCCGCTGACGCCGTCGACGGCGTTAGTCCCGATCGCTGGAAGAATTTCGGTAACAAGGGAAGCGGTGGTGACAGGCGGTTTGGCAAACAGGAGAAGAGTGGTGGGAAGCCCGATGGACGTGACTTCAAGCGCAAGGTGGATCCTAGAACTATCAGAAGTGGGGCTGCGCATTCGAATGCTCCGAGGGCTAGTCAAGCGATTGTTGAATCGCAGGGTAAGAAGACGACATTTGAGTGA
- a CDS encoding FSH1 domain containing protein: protein MAPIRAALEDIEWVFVQGTLPLYTYYNPFDPASIRQTHEELLGIIRDHGLFDGVFGYSGGAALAAELIIEAAKSEPASEPLFRFAVFVNSASPLRVFYVDDVDTVSGHVNVSHTFQQAKEMFLRSSALRHKPGVDQEDQVDHKKLLGLLSRLEERMTTDGTTFLSDGIYGLCR from the exons ATGGCTCCTATACGTGCAGCACTAGAAGACATTGAGTGGGTTTTTGTCCAAGGTACC CTGCCTCTATACACATACTACAACCCATTCGACCCCGCGTCCATCCGGCAGACCCACGAAGAACTTCTCGGCATCATCCGAGACCATGGTCTTTTTGATGGGGTTTTCGGATACTCTGGCGGAGCAGCGCTAGCAGCTGAGCTCATCATTGAAGCTGCTAAATCCGAACCTGCCAGTGAGCCCTTGTTCCGCTTTGCAGTCTTCGTGAACAGCGCATCCCCATTACGCGTCTTCTATGTCGACGATGTCGACACTGTGAGTGGCCACGTCAACGTCTCCCATactttccaacaagcaaaAGAGATGTTCCTTCGATCTAGCGCGCTCCGTCACAAACCTGGAGTGGACCAGGAAGATCAAGTGGATCATAAGAAGCTGCTCGGACTCTTAAGCAGGCTGGAGGAGAGAATGACAACAGATGGGACTACCTTCCTCAGCGACGGCATATATGGGCTGTGCCGATAG
- a CDS encoding fatty acid synthase: MAIEAVRQIADEGLAITLFRLRDISIKRTMIVPDSKDGLEVVLSMNRVDESSVSVSNAWCRFQISSYNPAGDDWVEHCTVYIAVEYATTTGPIDGGREARGESAIRRRELENAENRCQAAFDMFRAYENMATVGLQVGPLFRNGSDARGTGSQGRAVIGRMTVPDIATSMLKQHFSPHFIHPATFDSMIHFVLAAIMDLFGATSLKNPAVLMFIKDVWLSTELSPLPGHKYRVHGRTERVAFEKYDNDVLVWDEAATGDARMLVTGIHATPLDSADQRAATSRELCHEVKWPMYLETISQADLSVENSPLGSDRLTAEWGHLHNYLQWLEQPEHWTKEDKVSSVSRSDFEAIRYNEAAKAELYSKIQGYKAEGRLAYRMGSNIVSVLRGETDPLQLMFGQDDILDQVYSDLVRLGDLPELLARYLQILDGNRTNLRVLEGRRNRVLHRSCYPPPGPSLQ, from the exons ATGGCTATCGAGGCGGTTCGGCAGATTGCCGATGAAGGTCTGGCCATCACTTTGTTTCGCCTGAGAGACATTTCTATCAAACGTACAATGATTGTTCCGGACAGTAAAGACGGTCTGGAAGTTGTGCTCTCCATGAACCGAGTGGACGAATCCAGTGTGTCGGTCTCAAATGCATGGTGCCGCTTTCAGATATCGTCGTACAACCCTGCTGGTGATGACTGGGTCGAGCACTGCACAGTCTACATTGCCGTGGAATATGCTACGACTACTGGCCCGATCGATGGCGGACGAGAGGCTAGGGGGGAGTCGGCCATTAGACGTCGAGAACTAGAGAATGCCGAGAATAGGTGTCAAGCAGCATTTGACATGTTCCGCGCGTACGAAAATATGGCTACAGTAGGGCTTCAAGTTGGCCCATTGTTTCGCAATGGTTCGGACGCCAGAGGTACAGGCAGCCAAGGCAGAGCGGTCATAGGACGAATGACGGTGCCAGATATTGCGACATCAATGCTTAAGCAACACTTCTCACCACATTTCATCCACCCTGCCACGTTCGATAGCATGATCCATTTCGTCCTTGCCGCTATCATGGATCTTTTCGGCGCCACAAGCCTGAAGAATCCGGCAGTTCTAATGTTCATTAAAGATGTATGGCTGTCAACAGAGCTGAGTCCGCTGCCTGGTCACAAATACAGAGTCCATGGCCGGACTGAGCGAGTCGCTTTTGAAAAATACGACAACGATGTGCTCGTGTGGGATGAGGCGGCCACTGGTGATGCTAGAATGTTGGTCACCGGTATCCATGCCACACCGCTAGACTCCGCGGACCAGCGAGCAGCAACCAGTAGAGAGTTGTGTCACGAAGTCAAGTGGCCCATGTACCTGGAAACCATCTCCCAAGCGGACTTGAGCGTAGAGAATTCTCCCCTAGGGTCGGATAGACTAACCGCTGAATGG GGTCATCTCCACAACTACCTTCAATGGTTGGAGCAACCCGAGCACTGGACCAAAGAAGACAAGGTCTCATCCGTCTCACGTTCCGATTTCGAGGCTATTCGATACAACGAAGCGGCCAAAGCGGAGCTCTACAGCAAGATCCAAGGATACAAAGCAGAAGGTCGTCTGGCCTACCGCATGGGCTCCAACATCGTTTCCGTGCTACGTGGGGAAACTGATCCCCTTCAACTCATGTTCGGTCAGGACGACATCTTGGACCAAGTCTACTCTGACCTTGTCCGACTTGGTGATCTCCCCGAGCTATTGGCCAGATATCTGCAGATTCTAGATGGAAACCGCACCAATCTTCGTGTCTTAGAAGGGCGCCGGAACCGGGTCCTTCACCGAAGCTGTTATCCGCCACCTGGCCCCAGTCTCCAATGA
- a CDS encoding Qor, NADPH:quinone reductase and related Zn-dependent oxidoreductase, producing MLAKGDKVLIHATAGGVGQAAINYAKSVGAEIFATFSTPEKRDLLVQNYGIAEDHIFSSRDMKFAKSVQQITGGYGVDVVLNSLAGDALRCSWDLLAPFGRFIEIGKKDIQSNSRIELRPLLRSTSITCVDLVTMMKCRPQLVKQLTEDTIRLWSEGVVKTATPTTVSPLSKLVEGFETLRSGRGTGKMVFVPHADDVAPIVPEQQTPFFFKQDATYVLSDGLGGLGRSIARWMVSRGARNLLFLSRSENITPVVAEMEKLLAEQKCRVQIAKCDVTNAAELVRVLDQCKSSLPPIKGDIQGAMQLSNITYDAYMAVLKPKVLGSWNLHKYLPADLDHFVFLSSATGILGNRGQANYAAGNTYQDALAEYRRSQGLSANTIDVGAILSVGYVAEHSPRIAINKGVSVELEQIREEELHAILEYAIDPRQNPPTHVVTGLANRDKYRTKGMPTPSFMSFPLFAHLNSESLIGSASPERTEIPVEALLAQSTTLDEAADIIKTAVTGRLASLLSVAAADIDEDKSVSADGIDSLVAIEFRTFLAREVKADVPMLDVMGTSTIKVLCRKIAPLSRAVEVKQDQKGSE from the exons ATGCTGGCTAAGGGAGACAAGGTGCTGATCCATGCTACAGCAGGAGGAGTTGGACAAGCGGCGATCAACTATGCGAAGAGTGTCGGAGCAGAGATTTTCGCTACTTTTTCCACGCCAGAAAAGAGAGAT TTGCTCGTGCAAAACTACGGCATCGCGGAAGATCACATCTTCTCCAGTCGGGACATGAAATTTGCAAAAAGCGTTCAACAAATCACTGGTGGCTACGGAGTGGACGTTGTTCTCAACTCACTCGCCGGTGAT GCCTTGCGATGCTCTTGGGACCTCCTTGCACCTTTCGGGCGCTTCATTGAAATCGGCAAGAAGGACATTCAATCCAACTCTAGGATAGAGTTGCGACCTCTGCTACGAAGCACTTCTATCACTTGTGTTGATTTGGTCACAATGATGAAGTGTCGGCCACAGCTAGTCAAACAGCTCACCGAAGACACCATACGCCTCTGGAGCGAGGGAGTCGTCAAGACAGCGACACCAACAACTGTCTCACCCCTCTCAAAACTGGTTGAGGGTTTCGAAACTCTGCGATCTGGACGTGGAACTGGAAAGATGGTGTTTGTACCACACGCTGACGATGTAGCCCCAATCGTACCCGAGCAGCAGACTCCATTCTTTTTCAAGCAAGACGCGACATACGTCCTGAGTGATGGTCTGGGTGGGCTAGGACGGAGTATCGCAAGATGGATGGTGAGCAGAGGTGCTCGCAACTTGTTGTTTTTATCCCGTAGTGAGAATATTACTCCGGTCGTTGCAGAGATGGAAAAACTTCTAGCTGAGCAGAAGTGCCGAGTCCAAATCGCGAAATGCGATGTCACCAACGCAGCGGAGCTTGTAAGAGTATTGGACCAATGCAAGTCTTCCTTACCGCCTATCAAAGGTGACATTCAAGGAGCTATGCAACTATCA AACATAACCTATGATGCATACATGGCTGTGTTAAAGCCCAAGGTGCTTGGTTCCTGGAACCTCCACAAGTACCTCCCAGCTGATCTCGATCACTTCGTGTTTCTCTCTTCTGCAACTGGAATACTCGGCAATCGTGGCCAGGCAAACTACGCCGCCGGTAACACGTACCAAGACGCCCTCGCAGAGTACCGTCGCTCACAAGGCCTCTCTGCCAACACCATCGACGTCGGTGCGATTCTCTCCGTCGGATATGTCGCCGAACACTCTCCTCGGATCGCCATCAACAAAGGCGTAAGCGTCGAACTCGAACAAATCCGCGAAGAGGAACTGCACGCGATTCTTGAATATGCCATCGATCCACGGCAGAACCCACCCACCCATGTTGTGACTGGTCTCGCCAACAGAGACAAATACCGCACAAAGGGAATGCCAACGCCTTCATTCATGAGCTTTCCTCTCTTTGCGCACCTGAATAGTGAGAGCTTGATCGGCTCTGCTTCTCCTGAGCGCACTGAGATTCCGGTTGAAGCTTTGCTCGCTCAATCAACAACATTGGATGAAGCAGCTGATATCATCAAAACGGCGGTAACGGGAAGGCTTGCCAGTCTACTTTCGGTAGCAGCGGCCGACATTGATGAAGATAAGTCGGTGAGCGCAGATGGTATCGATTCGTTAGTGGCTATAGAATTCAGGACGTTCCTTGCGAGGGAAGTCAAGGCAGATGTGCCCATGTTGGATGTTATGGGGACCTCGACGATCAAGGTCCTGTGCAGAAAGATTGCTCCGCTGAGTCGTGCAGTTGAAGTCAAACAAGATCAAAAGGGCAGTGAGTGA